A single window of Rubripirellula lacrimiformis DNA harbors:
- a CDS encoding prenyltransferase/squalene oxidase repeat-containing protein encodes MPVQSFRLAAVLLFVSGGVLLATPGFAQDAATDVAGSDAAGSVAAPTKSEIESAANRGIEFLKNRGQALDGSFSSETGAAVTGLCVRAILEHRPSAVDDPTVKKALEYIEGNFQGDGGVYATGSLYRNYETSVAVGALVKANRDGKYDSVLARAKVFLKEIQWDEGDGVESSDTAYGGAGYGKHARPDLSNTSFLIDALRELGDDPDDEAIQKALRFVLRTQNLAGQGNDTKYAETVGDGGFYYTPAAGGQSQAGETDGGGLRSYGSMTYAGLKSMIYAGLTKDDPRVAAAMDFIRKNYSLDSNPGMDQAGLFYYYHTFAKALEAAEINTIDDDSGNAHVWRDELAAHLIRRQQKDGSWVNDQNDRWMEGDRNLVTAYALLALAYAGR; translated from the coding sequence ATGCCAGTCCAATCTTTCCGTCTTGCCGCTGTTCTCCTGTTCGTTTCCGGTGGTGTCCTGTTGGCGACACCTGGCTTTGCCCAGGATGCAGCAACGGATGTGGCTGGCTCTGACGCGGCTGGATCCGTCGCTGCACCGACGAAATCCGAGATCGAATCAGCCGCGAATCGCGGAATTGAGTTTTTGAAGAATCGTGGTCAGGCCTTGGACGGATCGTTCAGCAGCGAAACGGGGGCTGCGGTGACCGGGTTGTGCGTTCGGGCGATCTTGGAACATCGGCCATCGGCTGTCGACGATCCAACCGTCAAGAAAGCTTTGGAATACATCGAAGGCAATTTTCAAGGCGATGGCGGTGTCTACGCGACGGGATCGCTGTACCGCAACTACGAGACATCGGTCGCTGTGGGGGCTCTTGTGAAAGCCAACCGGGACGGCAAGTACGACAGCGTGCTGGCCCGTGCGAAGGTGTTTTTGAAAGAGATCCAGTGGGACGAAGGTGACGGGGTCGAATCGTCTGACACTGCATACGGCGGGGCCGGGTACGGCAAACACGCTCGCCCCGATCTGTCGAACACTTCGTTTTTGATCGATGCCCTACGAGAATTGGGGGACGATCCGGATGACGAAGCGATCCAAAAGGCGCTGCGATTTGTGCTTCGAACTCAGAACTTGGCCGGCCAAGGCAACGACACCAAGTACGCCGAAACGGTCGGTGACGGTGGCTTTTACTACACCCCGGCCGCGGGCGGTCAAAGTCAGGCTGGCGAAACCGATGGTGGTGGGCTGCGAAGCTATGGTTCGATGACCTATGCCGGACTGAAAAGCATGATTTACGCCGGATTGACCAAAGACGACCCTCGCGTGGCCGCCGCGATGGATTTCATCCGGAAAAACTACTCCTTGGATTCCAACCCGGGGATGGATCAAGCTGGCCTGTTCTACTATTACCACACCTTTGCCAAGGCTCTGGAAGCGGCCGAAATCAACACGATCGATGACGATTCGGGCAACGCGCACGTATGGCGTGACGAGTTGGCCGCCCATTTGATCCGCCGTCAACAGAAGGATGGATCTTGGGTGAACGACCAAAACGATCGCTGGATGGAAGGCGATCGCAACCTCGTCACCGCCTACGCGCTGTTGGCTTTGGCTTACGCCGGACGTTAG